A region of Allocoleopsis franciscana PCC 7113 DNA encodes the following proteins:
- the dndD gene encoding DNA sulfur modification protein DndD, protein MIFLELVLQNFGPYLGKQVINLRPEIDDTTRPIILFGGMNGGGKTTLMDAIRLALYGSRAQCSTRGNLSYSDFLTQCVNRNTPPTEKARIELAFEVIQEDKPTTLRVVRYWTTDPKDGKDTLGVLIDEEWPDKALANTWDEYIENLLPLGISNLFLFDGEQVKELAELETPPPLVVGAIQSLLGLELAERLSTDLDILVSRKRREIASAKDIATLEEIEQKLYQQKDELEAATQELSGLNTEVQRAEEQQRLAQEKFIYEGGKIASDRNLLQSQYKDLTAQADDTRQAMRELAAGALPLTLISPLITQAQSQAETESRITQRQMAQDVLKERDQRLLEYISQLKLNTKTREKIKTFLDGENQELAQEIAANKEPWLLADSEALTQLENLLKHDLKYSQYKANKKQEKLKELETEIDFLDRQIATAASPEAYEQLKNAVKEAQNEVVKAKATYESVNRRCEELKRAIAKTKQGLEDYAEDNIKLRNNQHIITSAAKVQATLKLFKERLTLKKLNKLEIEVTECFRYLLHKSDLVHRVAIDTTTFSLSLYDLSGQLVPKHRLSAGEKQLLAIAFLWGLARVSGRHLPIAIDTPLGRLDSSHRTNLIDRYFPAASHQVILLSTDTEIGKTEVERLREADAIAREYLLKYDPSKRQTTAELGYFW, encoded by the coding sequence GTGATATTCCTTGAACTCGTCCTGCAAAATTTCGGCCCATACCTAGGCAAACAAGTTATCAATCTACGCCCAGAAATTGATGACACCACTCGCCCCATTATCCTATTCGGCGGCATGAATGGCGGCGGCAAAACAACTCTCATGGACGCCATTCGCCTCGCCCTCTATGGTTCTCGCGCCCAATGTTCCACACGCGGCAATTTAAGCTATTCCGACTTCCTGACTCAGTGTGTTAACCGCAATACACCACCCACAGAAAAAGCCCGAATAGAATTAGCCTTTGAAGTCATCCAAGAGGATAAACCGACTACCTTAAGAGTGGTCAGATATTGGACAACAGACCCTAAAGATGGCAAAGATACATTAGGTGTCCTCATTGATGAAGAATGGCCTGATAAAGCCCTCGCCAATACTTGGGATGAGTATATCGAAAACTTACTCCCGTTAGGAATTTCCAACCTATTTCTCTTCGACGGTGAACAAGTTAAAGAACTTGCTGAACTCGAAACACCACCCCCTCTTGTGGTTGGAGCCATTCAATCCCTATTAGGCTTAGAATTAGCAGAACGCCTATCAACGGACTTAGATATTCTAGTCAGCCGCAAACGTAGGGAAATTGCCAGCGCTAAAGACATTGCAACTTTAGAAGAAATTGAACAAAAACTGTATCAACAAAAAGACGAATTAGAAGCAGCAACTCAAGAATTATCTGGTCTTAATACCGAAGTACAACGTGCAGAAGAACAACAGCGTTTGGCTCAGGAAAAATTCATCTATGAAGGCGGTAAAATTGCTAGCGATCGCAACCTACTCCAAAGCCAATACAAAGACCTAACCGCACAAGCAGACGACACCCGTCAGGCAATGAGAGAATTAGCAGCGGGTGCCTTGCCTTTAACTCTAATTTCACCCCTTATTACTCAAGCTCAATCCCAAGCCGAAACAGAAAGCCGTATTACTCAGCGGCAAATGGCACAGGATGTCTTAAAAGAGCGCGATCAACGCCTATTAGAGTATATTAGCCAATTAAAATTAAACACTAAAACAAGAGAGAAAATTAAAACCTTCCTAGATGGAGAAAATCAAGAACTTGCACAAGAAATTGCTGCGAACAAAGAACCCTGGTTACTGGCTGATAGCGAGGCTCTAACTCAACTAGAAAATCTCCTCAAACATGACCTAAAATACAGCCAATATAAAGCCAATAAAAAACAGGAAAAGCTCAAAGAACTTGAAACTGAAATTGATTTTTTAGACCGACAAATTGCTACGGCTGCATCGCCTGAAGCCTACGAACAATTGAAAAATGCGGTTAAAGAGGCACAAAACGAAGTCGTAAAAGCCAAAGCCACCTATGAAAGCGTCAATCGCCGCTGTGAGGAATTAAAACGGGCGATCGCAAAAACCAAACAAGGCTTAGAAGACTATGCTGAAGACAACATCAAACTAAGAAATAATCAGCATATCATCACCTCTGCCGCCAAAGTCCAAGCTACACTCAAACTCTTTAAAGAGCGATTAACCCTCAAAAAACTGAACAAATTAGAAATAGAAGTAACAGAGTGTTTCCGTTATCTCCTGCACAAATCTGACTTAGTGCATCGAGTAGCGATTGATACGACTACCTTTAGCCTTTCCCTATACGACCTCTCCGGACAACTCGTGCCCAAACATCGCCTCTCAGCCGGTGAAAAACAGCTACTTGCGATCGCATTTCTCTGGGGACTCGCCCGTGTATCCGGACGCCACCTCCCCATCGCAATCGACACACCCCTCGGACGCCTCGACTCCTCCCACCGCACTAACCTGATTGATCGCTACTTCCCCGCCGCCTCCCATCAAGTGATACTGCTTTCTACCGACACTGAAATCGGTAAAACCGAAGTCGAACGCCTGAGAGAAGCAGACGCGATCGCACGGGAGTATCTCTTGAAATACGACCCCAGCAAGCGTCAAACCACCGCCGAGTTGGGTTACTTTTGGTAA
- a CDS encoding NIL domain-containing protein: MKKRVTLTFPKRTVHMPVTYRLAKDFNVAANIIRAQVAPNQIGTLVVELLGDIDEIDAAIEWMRSQDINVSLLGREILIDEDSCVDCGLCTGVCPTQALTLDPVTFKLNFTRSRCIVCEQCIPTCPVQAISTNL; the protein is encoded by the coding sequence ATGAAAAAACGGGTAACGCTAACCTTTCCCAAACGCACCGTTCACATGCCAGTGACTTACCGACTGGCAAAGGATTTTAATGTAGCGGCAAATATCATCCGTGCCCAAGTCGCACCCAATCAAATCGGGACATTAGTTGTGGAATTATTGGGAGATATTGATGAGATAGATGCAGCGATTGAGTGGATGCGATCGCAAGATATTAATGTTTCCCTACTAGGACGTGAAATTTTAATTGATGAAGATAGCTGTGTCGATTGTGGCTTATGTACCGGTGTTTGTCCCACCCAAGCGCTGACTCTTGACCCAGTAACCTTCAAACTCAACTTTACGCGATCGCGCTGCATTGTCTGCGAACAGTGTATTCCCACCTGTCCGGTTCAAGCCATTTCTACTAATCTCTGA
- a CDS encoding thioredoxin family protein has translation MATNTPDSEPTSPQPAETTVGQRLRNFLIALVAFALGIALFLGTQTQTGATSLDAQAEASTPLEVALSNGKPTVMEFYANWCTSCQAMANDLEELKDKYGDGVNFVMLNVDNSKWLPEILTYRVDGIPHFVFFGDDGKAIAQAIGEQPRSIMDANLEALVADLPLPYTQANGQVSAFDAPVSATKASQDDPRTHGAQVQP, from the coding sequence ATGGCTACGAATACACCGGATTCTGAACCAACCTCCCCTCAGCCGGCTGAAACCACTGTGGGTCAACGCCTGAGAAATTTTTTGATTGCGCTGGTTGCCTTTGCCCTCGGTATTGCTCTATTTTTGGGGACGCAAACCCAAACGGGTGCAACTTCTCTCGACGCCCAAGCGGAGGCATCTACTCCCTTAGAAGTGGCACTGAGTAATGGCAAGCCAACTGTCATGGAGTTCTATGCTAACTGGTGTACCAGTTGTCAGGCGATGGCGAACGATTTGGAGGAACTCAAGGATAAGTATGGGGATGGGGTTAATTTTGTGATGTTGAATGTAGACAACAGCAAATGGTTACCCGAAATCCTCACTTATCGGGTGGATGGTATTCCTCATTTTGTATTTTTTGGTGATGATGGAAAAGCGATCGCTCAGGCCATTGGTGAACAACCTCGGAGCATTATGGATGCTAATTTAGAGGCTTTAGTGGCGGATCTTCCTCTACCTTATACCCAAGCTAACGGACAGGTTTCTGCTTTTGACGCTCCCGTCTCTGCAACAAAAGCCAGTCAAGATGACCCTCGGACTCACGGTGCTCAAGTGCAGCCATAA
- a CDS encoding sigma-54-dependent transcriptional regulator, with translation MSRILIVDDEKNLRMTMRMCLEPFGYEISTADDGKDALRQLEEQEFDLILLDIRLPGMDGLEVLRRAVKHHPDIRIIMVSAHGTVENAVEAMKLGAVDFIQKPFTPQEIRTIVKQVLDREGLEETQALDYDSHIQLAKRYVSRRQFKTAMEHAKKAIASDPSRPQAFNLLGGLQEILGERLNAIKNYRVAVDLDPTYKPAQQNLDRAITVRKVSQPNLG, from the coding sequence ATGTCCAGAATTCTGATTGTTGATGACGAAAAAAATCTCCGAATGACCATGAGGATGTGCCTGGAACCGTTTGGTTATGAAATTAGCACGGCGGATGATGGAAAAGATGCTCTTAGGCAATTAGAGGAGCAAGAATTTGACTTGATACTCCTCGATATTCGACTCCCAGGAATGGATGGTTTGGAAGTTCTGCGGCGGGCGGTGAAACACCATCCCGATATTCGGATTATCATGGTTTCGGCTCATGGGACGGTGGAAAACGCGGTTGAAGCCATGAAACTGGGTGCTGTGGACTTTATTCAGAAGCCCTTCACTCCCCAAGAAATTCGGACGATTGTCAAGCAAGTGCTTGATCGCGAAGGGCTTGAGGAGACGCAAGCGTTAGATTATGATTCCCACATTCAACTGGCTAAGCGTTACGTCAGTCGGCGACAGTTCAAAACCGCCATGGAACATGCTAAGAAAGCGATCGCATCTGACCCTTCACGCCCCCAAGCTTTTAACCTCCTGGGTGGCTTGCAGGAGATTCTGGGAGAGCGTTTGAACGCGATTAAGAATTATCGGGTGGCGGTTGACCTTGACCCCACTTACAAACCGGCTCAGCAAAATCTCGACCGCGCTATCACGGTGAGAAAAGTCAGTCAGCCTAATTTGGGCTAA
- a CDS encoding GAF domain-containing protein translates to MSERGLQRVIDRIAGTLARDFLVQTTVNNLREVLHVDRVVLYYFYDEWEGRVTIESLSSEKFSILGSSGPDQCFNDEYAQMYREGRVRAIADIETEPIHSCHRDFLRTMQVRANLAVPVLQGEKLWGLLIAHHCQDTHPWSRSDMGAMQQAAETLAMTSAIQET, encoded by the coding sequence ATGTCCGAACGGGGTTTACAAAGAGTAATCGATCGCATTGCCGGCACTCTCGCAAGAGATTTCTTAGTGCAAACAACCGTAAACAATTTAAGGGAGGTTCTTCACGTTGATCGGGTAGTCTTGTATTACTTTTATGATGAGTGGGAGGGGCGAGTGACCATTGAATCTTTAAGCTCAGAGAAATTTTCGATCCTCGGCTCCAGCGGCCCCGACCAGTGCTTTAATGACGAGTATGCCCAAATGTACCGAGAAGGACGGGTAAGAGCGATCGCAGATATTGAAACAGAACCCATCCATTCTTGCCACCGTGATTTCCTCAGAACAATGCAGGTTCGTGCTAATTTAGCCGTACCTGTTTTGCAGGGCGAAAAGCTATGGGGACTGCTCATTGCTCATCACTGCCAAGATACTCATCCTTGGTCACGCTCCGATATGGGTGCTATGCAACAAGCCGCAGAAACCTTAGCGATGACTTCTGCCATTCAAGAGACTTAA
- a CDS encoding helix-turn-helix domain-containing protein encodes MGKAGQALKQVLESYGISQNRVAVTMGIRRSNVNRWVNEMADPAADAVLEIRDALEKIDPDAAEEFIRLYLGRSTQ; translated from the coding sequence ATGGGAAAAGCAGGGCAAGCCCTCAAACAGGTGTTAGAAAGTTATGGCATTAGCCAAAATCGCGTCGCTGTGACGATGGGAATTCGGCGATCAAATGTTAACCGTTGGGTGAATGAAATGGCAGATCCGGCGGCAGATGCGGTGCTTGAGATTCGGGATGCGCTTGAGAAGATTGATCCAGATGCGGCGGAAGAGTTTATTCGGCTGTATTTGGGCCGATCGACTCAGTGA
- a CDS encoding HNH endonuclease — protein sequence MSIEQEPGNQRDLAYYRQCFKEINVNRTERGEAPYQPILLLSVIDLIAEGLIQANHIHITEELRTTFNKYRNILSPDRSFDSSLSMPFFHLQNEEHQFWHLDYKAEYYRDISSNKKLINEKIRKSIKQLKNYVNHAYIDQELFNLLQDNDSRKELVDTLVSKWFTSSEDIGEDKTEYLLKANKSFQSFIEEEIKKLKKSDKLAQKFYFRKSAAREVVFGKAVVGIYDYKCAFCRLKVSNSLNQNIVDGAHIEPFAISFNNEITNGISLCKNHHWAFDKGWFSLTDNYKIIITTDLQEESPHTRKMKDFHGEDILLPDTKKYDPGKYYPSRESLKWHRKKWRFQL from the coding sequence ATGAGTATAGAACAAGAGCCAGGAAACCAGCGAGACTTAGCATACTACCGTCAGTGTTTTAAGGAGATTAATGTAAATAGAACTGAAAGGGGAGAGGCTCCCTACCAACCGATATTGCTTTTATCTGTAATCGATCTAATTGCAGAAGGTTTAATTCAAGCTAATCATATTCATATCACCGAAGAATTACGAACTACATTCAATAAATATAGAAATATTTTAAGTCCTGACAGAAGTTTTGATAGTAGTTTGTCAATGCCATTTTTTCATTTGCAAAATGAAGAACATCAATTTTGGCATCTTGACTACAAAGCTGAATATTATCGTGATATTTCATCAAACAAAAAACTAATAAATGAAAAAATAAGAAAATCAATTAAGCAACTAAAAAATTATGTAAACCATGCTTATATAGATCAGGAACTATTTAATTTGTTGCAGGATAACGATTCAAGAAAGGAATTAGTCGATACTCTTGTGTCAAAATGGTTTACATCAAGTGAAGATATCGGCGAAGATAAAACAGAATATCTTTTAAAAGCTAATAAATCATTCCAAAGTTTTATAGAAGAAGAAATAAAAAAGTTAAAAAAATCTGACAAACTAGCCCAAAAATTTTATTTTAGGAAGTCCGCCGCTAGAGAGGTAGTTTTTGGGAAAGCCGTTGTAGGAATTTATGATTATAAATGTGCTTTCTGTAGATTGAAAGTGAGCAATTCTCTGAATCAAAACATTGTAGATGGCGCACACATTGAACCATTCGCAATATCATTTAACAATGAAATCACTAATGGAATATCACTCTGTAAAAATCATCATTGGGCTTTTGATAAAGGATGGTTTAGCTTAACTGATAATTACAAGATCATTATTACTACTGATTTACAAGAAGAATCGCCACATACGCGAAAAATGAAAGATTTTCACGGCGAAGATATCCTCCTACCGGATACAAAAAAATACGATCCAGGCAAATATTATCCAAGCCGTGAATCACTTAAATGGCATCGTAAAAAATGGAGGTTTCAGCTATGA
- a CDS encoding sensor histidine kinase has protein sequence MKLRKKILIGYGFVLTLMVTVCALAVVSLHRLGQASQAILQENYRSILAAQNMIEAIERQDSATLLLLLGHNSEGQKQFQEYEVEFLKWLGRAHDNITIAGEGQLVKTIEAKYQDYLTAFSQLREWRLTPAPNLSTDYYRQTMQPQFQAVRERCIELRRLNQQIMEAASIRAESVSTRAIGSMLLTSTAAVGSGLAFSLLLSTFLVRPLREMSRASDRIAEGDYDVVLSIRSNDELGNLASKIVTMSRKLQEFHQLNVGKLMAEKQRSEAIISSIADGIIVVDAHSQIIAINPSAARIFHTSPQLAQGRSFVDVFDHQELYESITITAQTGETPYLSEEQSILSMSDDNPRQYYKFSITPVKTEDDQMLGVVLLLQNVTQLKELEQLKTQFVMTASHELRTPLTGISMSIELLMESAQEKLSPTQQELLKAAQEDVQRLRMLVNDLLDLGKIESGRMEMDVDAVSLGGLLEKAIALFSRQAQEKGVKLTSSLPENVPDVRADANKIIWVLTNLIANALRYTDTGGHIHLTLRRLGDYACVLVTDDGPGIPLDYQPRIFDKFVQVQTPRDVGGSGLGLAICKEIVKAHGGTIWVDSTPGNGSTFTFTLPVVAASAITRTYET, from the coding sequence GTGAAACTGAGAAAGAAAATACTGATTGGCTACGGCTTCGTCCTCACGTTAATGGTGACGGTGTGCGCTTTGGCGGTCGTCAGCTTGCATCGACTCGGTCAAGCGAGTCAGGCTATCTTACAAGAAAACTACCGCAGTATCCTGGCAGCCCAAAACATGATTGAGGCAATCGAGCGTCAGGATAGTGCGACGCTGTTGCTTTTGTTGGGACACAACAGCGAGGGTCAAAAACAGTTTCAAGAGTACGAGGTTGAGTTTCTGAAATGGTTAGGTCGGGCGCATGATAATATCACGATCGCCGGGGAAGGACAGCTCGTCAAAACCATTGAAGCTAAGTATCAGGACTATTTAACCGCATTCTCCCAACTACGGGAATGGCGATTGACTCCAGCGCCCAATTTATCAACGGACTACTATCGCCAAACGATGCAGCCTCAGTTTCAAGCGGTTCGTGAGCGCTGCATAGAACTGCGCCGATTAAATCAACAAATCATGGAAGCCGCTTCTATTCGAGCCGAGTCAGTCTCAACGCGGGCAATTGGGTCAATGCTTTTAACCAGCACAGCGGCTGTAGGTAGCGGTTTGGCTTTTAGTCTGCTCCTATCCACCTTTTTAGTGCGGCCTTTGCGAGAAATGAGTCGCGCTTCAGACCGAATTGCTGAGGGCGATTACGATGTGGTGCTGTCTATTCGCTCCAATGATGAACTGGGAAACCTCGCCAGTAAAATTGTCACAATGAGCCGCAAATTACAGGAATTTCATCAACTGAATGTGGGCAAGTTGATGGCAGAAAAACAACGCAGTGAGGCGATTATTAGCAGCATTGCAGATGGAATTATTGTGGTTGATGCTCATTCCCAAATCATTGCGATTAATCCCAGTGCGGCAAGAATTTTCCATACCTCACCTCAACTCGCCCAAGGTAGGTCTTTTGTTGATGTATTTGATCATCAAGAGCTTTATGAGTCGATCACAATCACGGCTCAGACGGGAGAGACGCCCTACCTGAGTGAGGAACAATCGATCCTATCGATGAGCGATGATAACCCAAGGCAATATTACAAGTTTTCCATCACGCCGGTGAAGACCGAGGATGACCAGATGTTGGGTGTTGTGCTGTTATTGCAAAACGTCACCCAGTTAAAAGAACTAGAGCAACTCAAAACCCAATTCGTGATGACGGCATCCCATGAATTACGGACACCGTTAACGGGAATATCAATGAGTATTGAGCTATTGATGGAGAGTGCCCAAGAGAAACTATCCCCAACACAGCAGGAACTCCTGAAAGCGGCGCAGGAAGATGTTCAGCGCTTGCGGATGCTGGTCAATGACTTGTTGGATCTGGGCAAAATTGAGTCGGGTCGGATGGAAATGGATGTTGATGCGGTGAGTTTGGGAGGATTGCTGGAAAAGGCGATCGCACTTTTCTCAAGACAGGCGCAGGAAAAAGGCGTAAAACTCACCTCCTCTTTACCAGAGAATGTACCGGATGTGAGAGCCGATGCGAACAAAATCATCTGGGTACTGACTAACCTAATTGCCAATGCCTTGCGATATACCGATACGGGAGGTCATATTCACCTGACTCTCAGGCGTCTGGGCGACTATGCCTGTGTGTTAGTCACGGATGATGGGCCTGGTATTCCTTTGGACTATCAACCACGAATTTTTGACAAGTTCGTGCAGGTGCAAACCCCTAGAGATGTGGGTGGCAGTGGATTAGGATTAGCCATCTGTAAGGAGATTGTCAAAGCTCACGGCGGTACCATTTGGGTAGACTCAACTCCCGGAAATGGGAGTACATTTACATTTACCCTGCCGGTTGTTGCCGCTAGCGCCATTACCAGAACTTACGAAACATAG
- the dndB gene encoding DNA sulfur modification protein DndB, whose amino-acid sequence MAIPSFEYVLPVIRGIQAGREYYISMCPARYIPKLFAGNDQEVLPEMRARRTSNKTRVPEIARYILDNRKDYTFSAITASIDADITFEPIGTEAEARKIGRLRVPMDARFAIHDGEHRRAAFELALQEKPELGYETIALILFLDIGLKRSQQMCLDLNRYPVPLDPSLTILYDHRDERASLVRAVIKEVPVFRTLTDMERSSLPSRSGKLFTLSSIYNATLALLANGQNAEVNEQIELAAGYWNAVTRYMPDWEMVLQKKVAASEMRRDYVHCHAIALTGLGRVGASLLSIYPDGWEEHLAGLARIDWSRSNPDWQGRIMSKGGISQSQISVSRMTAYIKGFLGLALTLEEEGLENTLVDVGREK is encoded by the coding sequence ATGGCTATTCCCTCCTTCGAGTACGTCTTGCCCGTCATCCGAGGGATTCAAGCAGGGCGCGAATATTACATCTCTATGTGTCCAGCGCGGTATATCCCGAAGCTGTTCGCTGGCAATGATCAGGAAGTGCTGCCGGAAATGAGGGCGCGGCGCACGTCGAATAAGACTCGCGTTCCGGAAATTGCGCGATATATTCTGGACAATCGCAAGGACTATACTTTCTCAGCAATTACGGCATCGATTGATGCGGATATTACCTTTGAACCGATTGGTACGGAGGCAGAGGCGCGAAAGATTGGACGGTTGAGGGTGCCGATGGATGCGCGGTTTGCGATTCATGATGGAGAACATCGGCGGGCGGCGTTTGAACTGGCGTTGCAAGAGAAGCCAGAATTGGGGTATGAGACGATCGCACTTATCCTGTTTTTGGATATTGGGTTGAAGCGATCGCAACAGATGTGTCTGGATTTGAACCGTTATCCTGTCCCTCTCGATCCATCGCTGACAATACTTTATGACCACCGGGATGAGAGGGCGAGTTTAGTTAGGGCGGTGATTAAGGAAGTTCCGGTGTTTCGGACGCTGACGGATATGGAACGCAGTAGTCTGCCGAGTCGTTCGGGTAAGTTATTTACGCTCAGCAGCATCTATAATGCTACCCTTGCCCTGCTTGCTAATGGTCAGAATGCTGAGGTGAACGAGCAGATTGAACTTGCTGCTGGATACTGGAATGCGGTAACGCGCTATATGCCAGATTGGGAGATGGTTTTACAGAAAAAAGTAGCTGCAAGCGAGATGCGCCGGGATTATGTGCATTGTCATGCGATCGCGCTTACAGGATTGGGTAGAGTGGGGGCAAGTCTGTTATCGATTTACCCGGATGGTTGGGAGGAACATTTGGCGGGACTGGCGCGAATTGATTGGTCGCGTTCTAATCCGGATTGGCAAGGGCGAATTATGTCTAAAGGGGGGATTTCTCAGTCTCAAATTAGTGTGAGTCGGATGACGGCTTACATTAAGGGGTTTTTGGGTTTGGCGCTAACGTTGGAGGAGGAAGGGTTAGAGAATACTCTTGTTGATGTGGGGAGGGAGAAATGA
- the dndC gene encoding DNA phosphorothioation system sulfurtransferase DndC has product MTETQISLFPQRTVEQLVEDIQKLTEEIQELYCQDDIPIVIGWSGGKDSTCVLQLVWNAIAALPQEKRSKTIYVITNDTLVENPIVSAWVRKSLDQMKTAAQEQGMPIETHLTYPAVKDTFWVCLMGKGYPAPRNRFRWCTERLKIKPADSFIREVIRNSGEVILVLGTRTAESVKRAATMAKHREWRVRDRLNTNPNRPNSLIYLPIEDWRTDEVWIYLNQWQNPWGYSNKDLFTMYRGATADNECPLVVDTSTPSCGSSRFGCWVCTMVDKDKSMEAMIQNDEEKEWMQPLLDIRNDLDVEDDRPKRDFRRIYGRVELFERNVDGAISVEPMPGPYTKYWREHWLRRVLEAQTQVRRTAPPEMRDITLITHEELSEIRRIWLEEKHEFDDSLPRIYEEVTGEPFQDSRPSAEKKLLGTDEWTVLNEICDDEMHLELMARLLHTESQYHAKSRRGIYDSLDKCFASSSRSKDEAIENAHYQRNLKNTVKALKDDRAEIHEVRQKFEECAGEEAKQLNLNWASIKFSSSKPDDIKIDDEDS; this is encoded by the coding sequence ATGACAGAAACACAGATTTCACTATTTCCACAGCGCACTGTTGAGCAGTTAGTGGAAGATATACAAAAACTAACTGAAGAAATCCAAGAGTTATATTGTCAAGACGACATACCGATTGTCATTGGCTGGAGTGGCGGGAAGGATAGTACGTGTGTCTTGCAGCTTGTATGGAACGCGATCGCAGCTCTGCCACAAGAAAAACGAAGCAAGACAATCTATGTAATTACAAATGATACGCTCGTAGAGAACCCGATTGTCTCTGCCTGGGTACGCAAATCCCTAGATCAAATGAAAACTGCTGCCCAAGAACAGGGAATGCCAATAGAGACGCATCTAACATATCCGGCAGTTAAAGATACATTCTGGGTATGCTTAATGGGCAAAGGCTATCCAGCACCTAGAAATCGTTTCAGGTGGTGTACTGAACGCCTAAAAATTAAGCCTGCTGACTCTTTTATTCGTGAAGTAATTAGAAATAGCGGTGAAGTAATTCTTGTTCTAGGTACTCGGACGGCTGAAAGCGTTAAACGCGCTGCAACAATGGCTAAACATAGAGAGTGGCGGGTGCGCGATCGCCTCAACACTAATCCCAACCGCCCTAATTCTCTAATTTATCTCCCTATAGAAGACTGGCGCACTGATGAAGTCTGGATTTACCTAAATCAGTGGCAAAATCCTTGGGGATATAGCAACAAAGATTTATTTACTATGTATCGAGGTGCAACAGCAGATAATGAATGCCCCTTAGTGGTAGATACTTCTACCCCTAGCTGTGGCAGTTCTCGTTTTGGTTGTTGGGTTTGCACGATGGTTGATAAGGATAAATCAATGGAGGCGATGATCCAAAATGATGAGGAGAAAGAATGGATGCAGCCTCTACTCGATATCCGTAATGACTTGGATGTTGAGGATGATCGCCCTAAAAGAGACTTCCGCCGTATCTATGGTAGAGTCGAACTTTTTGAACGCAATGTTGACGGTGCCATCTCTGTTGAACCAATGCCTGGCCCCTATACTAAATACTGGCGGGAACATTGGTTAAGGCGAGTCTTAGAAGCACAAACCCAAGTTCGCCGCACCGCACCCCCAGAAATGCGGGATATCACCCTAATTACCCATGAAGAACTCAGTGAAATTCGCCGCATTTGGTTAGAAGAAAAGCACGAGTTCGACGACAGTTTACCCCGCATTTACGAAGAAGTTACAGGCGAACCCTTCCAAGATTCTCGTCCCAGTGCAGAAAAGAAACTGCTAGGTACCGATGAGTGGACAGTATTAAACGAAATTTGTGACGACGAAATGCACCTAGAACTCATGGCGAGACTGCTACACACAGAAAGCCAGTATCACGCCAAATCCCGGCGCGGCATCTACGACAGCCTGGATAAATGCTTTGCCAGCAGTTCTCGTTCTAAGGATGAAGCAATTGAAAATGCTCACTATCAAAGAAACTTGAAAAATACAGTCAAAGCTCTAAAAGATGATAGGGCTGAAATTCACGAGGTTAGACAAAAGTTTGAGGAATGCGCTGGTGAAGAAGCAAAGCAGCTTAATTTAAATTGGGCAAGTATTAAATTCTCATCTTCAAAGCCAGACGATATCAAAATCGATGATGAAGATAGTTAG